The following proteins are encoded in a genomic region of Mahella australiensis 50-1 BON:
- a CDS encoding glycerate kinase, which produces MKILIAPDSFKGSLSAVAVADAIEQGLRKVVLTADIKKIPMADGGEGTVEAIITAVGGNIRCQNVIGPLGEEVKAFFGVLDDGTTAVIEMAATSGLPLVPEDKRNPMNTTTYGTGQLIKAAIDKGCNHIIIGIGGSATNDGGVGMAQALGVKFYDAEGRIIDGFGGKILEHIARIDMSDIDKRVKDMDITVACDVTNPLCGPNGAAAVYGPQKGATPEMVEELDHGLANLAMVIKKDLGIDIKDMPGAGAAGGLGAGLVAFLGASLKPGMDIMIDVTHMDELVSRCDLVITGEGRTDEQTVFGKVPVGVAGVAKRHGKPVVCLSGSLGDGAEKVYEHGVDALFSIIDKPMTLADAMSHTSELLERSAISILRLFLAARSINS; this is translated from the coding sequence ATGAAAATTTTGATAGCTCCGGATTCATTTAAAGGAAGCTTGAGCGCTGTAGCTGTGGCCGACGCTATTGAACAAGGGCTGAGAAAGGTTGTCTTAACGGCCGATATAAAGAAGATACCTATGGCAGATGGAGGAGAGGGAACGGTAGAGGCCATTATAACGGCTGTGGGAGGGAATATACGCTGTCAAAATGTTATAGGCCCATTGGGAGAAGAGGTAAAGGCATTCTTCGGAGTGCTAGACGATGGAACAACGGCTGTTATAGAAATGGCTGCGACATCAGGCCTTCCGCTTGTACCAGAGGATAAACGTAATCCCATGAATACTACTACATATGGAACCGGTCAGCTCATTAAGGCTGCCATTGATAAGGGCTGTAATCACATTATAATAGGTATAGGCGGTAGTGCTACCAACGATGGCGGCGTAGGTATGGCACAAGCTCTGGGAGTTAAGTTTTATGATGCCGAGGGACGCATTATAGATGGATTTGGAGGGAAAATCCTAGAGCACATAGCACGTATAGATATGAGCGACATAGATAAGCGCGTAAAAGATATGGATATAACGGTGGCTTGCGATGTAACAAATCCTTTGTGTGGCCCAAACGGTGCGGCAGCGGTATATGGTCCGCAAAAAGGCGCCACGCCTGAAATGGTGGAAGAGTTGGACCATGGTCTAGCTAATCTGGCGATGGTTATAAAGAAAGATCTGGGTATAGATATAAAGGATATGCCTGGAGCAGGGGCTGCCGGGGGCTTGGGAGCAGGTCTTGTGGCCTTTTTAGGAGCTTCACTCAAACCCGGTATGGATATAATGATCGATGTTACACATATGGATGAGCTCGTAAGCCGATGTGACTTGGTCATAACAGGCGAGGGGAGGACCGACGAACAGACGGTCTTTGGCAAGGTACCTGTTGGGGTGGCAGGCGTAGCTAAGCGCCATGGTAAACCCGTGGTTTGCCTGTCTGGTAGCCTGGGAGATGGTGCTGAAAAGGTGTACGAGCATGGTGTGGATGCGTTATTTAGTATAATCGACAAGCCTATGACTTTAGCTGATGCTATGAGCCATACCTCGGAATTGCTGGAACGTTCGGCCATATCAATCTTGCGTTTGTTCTTAGCGGCAAGAAGTATTAATAGTTGA
- the spoIIAA gene encoding anti-sigma F factor antagonist, with translation MAALNVELETKNNVLIVHMDGELDHHSVDYVRQQIEDAINGDVFIKHLLIDVKNLVFMDSSGVGMLIGRYKTISARGGKVAVIGISPHTKRIFEISGLFNIFSVYEDQREAIKNLTQQKGSL, from the coding sequence ATGGCCGCTTTGAACGTTGAACTGGAAACAAAAAATAATGTCTTGATCGTGCATATGGATGGTGAGCTGGATCACCATAGCGTCGATTATGTAAGACAGCAGATAGAAGACGCTATAAATGGCGATGTTTTTATAAAGCACCTGTTGATCGATGTTAAAAATCTTGTATTCATGGACAGTTCGGGTGTGGGCATGCTTATAGGGAGGTATAAGACCATTTCGGCACGCGGTGGTAAAGTAGCGGTTATAGGGATCTCACCGCATACTAAGCGCATATTTGAAATATCCGGTCTGTTCAATATATTCAGTGTATATGAAGACCAGCGAGAGGCTATCAAAAATCTGACGCAACAAAAGGGGAGTTTATGA